The following proteins are co-located in the Coleofasciculus chthonoplastes PCC 7420 genome:
- a CDS encoding CU044_2847 family protein — MKQLVEFSLDDDSTFLVEVDEPETTAVERVALPSGRLALKAQQSFDQALDNIKPVASKIISKLNDLNTPADEVEVKFGLKLTADAGAVFTSVGGEVSYEITLKWNQSQSRKRDGR; from the coding sequence TTGAAACAACTTGTTGAATTTTCCCTAGACGATGACTCTACGTTCTTAGTCGAGGTAGACGAACCCGAGACAACGGCTGTTGAACGAGTAGCGTTACCTTCGGGGCGGTTAGCGCTGAAAGCTCAACAGTCATTTGATCAAGCACTGGATAATATTAAGCCTGTCGCCTCTAAGATAATTTCCAAACTCAATGACCTCAATACACCCGCTGATGAAGTGGAAGTCAAATTTGGGCTGAAGTTAACCGCTGACGCAGGCGCAGTCTTTACCTCAGTTGGTGGCGAAGTCAGCTATGAAATTACCTTGAAATGGAATCAGTCTCAGTCAAGGAAACGCGATGGCAGATAA
- a CDS encoding trypsin-like peptidase domain-containing protein has product MADNSAYLNAFKTGIIRISHANGFVVGAGFLVSPNYVLTCAHLVAQALTISPNTPDVPTGLIDLDFPLIAPGKKIKARVEFWQPVNPSVAGEDIAGLKIEGECPPGVQPVRLVTADDVWQHPVRVFGFPSGHNDGVWATGVLRGELGNGWIQMEAVTVTGYRVEPGFSGAPVWDETLSGVVGMAVAAERQREGVKAAFMIPTKVLSQTWSVLGELVQTTTPSKPALSRVQQIKAKVLQQRLESLSTDYEAAYNQLNYTLGAADRTILKRQCDAIEQDITQVANEFDAL; this is encoded by the coding sequence ATGGCAGATAACTCAGCTTACCTAAATGCCTTTAAAACTGGGATTATTCGCATATCCCACGCCAATGGATTCGTCGTTGGGGCAGGATTTCTGGTATCTCCTAATTATGTGTTAACCTGCGCTCATTTGGTAGCTCAAGCCCTGACGATTTCCCCAAATACCCCGGATGTGCCGACAGGTTTGATTGACTTGGATTTTCCCTTAATTGCACCGGGAAAGAAAATTAAGGCAAGGGTAGAGTTTTGGCAACCCGTGAATCCCTCAGTCGCGGGAGAAGATATTGCTGGATTGAAAATAGAGGGTGAATGTCCGCCTGGGGTGCAACCTGTGCGGTTGGTTACAGCAGACGACGTTTGGCAACATCCAGTGCGCGTGTTTGGCTTTCCCAGTGGACATAATGATGGCGTTTGGGCGACGGGGGTACTGCGCGGGGAACTAGGCAATGGGTGGATACAGATGGAAGCGGTTACTGTTACCGGTTATCGGGTAGAACCGGGGTTTAGTGGTGCGCCAGTGTGGGATGAAACCTTGTCGGGGGTTGTGGGGATGGCGGTGGCGGCGGAACGGCAACGGGAGGGGGTTAAGGCGGCGTTTATGATTCCCACCAAGGTACTGAGTCAAACTTGGTCGGTTCTTGGTGAATTGGTTCAAACAACAACCCCATCCAAACCTGCATTGAGTCGAGTTCAGCAAATCAAAGCCAAAGTTTTACAGCAACGTTTGGAAAGCTTATCAACTGACTATGAAGCCGCCTATAATCAGTTGAATTATACCCTAGGTGCCGCCGATCGCACCATACTTAAACGCCAGTGTGATGCCATTGAGCAGGACATTACCCAAGTCGCCAACGAATTTGATGCATTATGA